In the Oryza glaberrima chromosome 6, OglaRS2, whole genome shotgun sequence genome, one interval contains:
- the LOC127776624 gene encoding serine/threonine-protein phosphatase PP2A-1 catalytic subunit: protein MPSHADLDRQISQLRECKFLGEAEVRALCEQAKAILMEEWNVQPVRCPVTVCGDIHGQFYDLIELFRIGGNSPDTNYLFMGDYVDRGYYSVETVTLLVALKVRYRDRITILRGNHESRQITQVYGFYDECLRKYGNANVWKYFTDLFDYLPLTALVENQVFCLHGGLSPSLDTLDNIRALDRIQEVPHEGPMCDLLWSDPDDRCGWGISPRGAGYTFGQDIAQQFNHTNGLTLISRAHQLVMEGFNWCQDKNVVTVFSAPNYCYRCGNMAAILEIGENMDQNFLQFDPAPRQIEPDTTRKTPDYFL, encoded by the exons ATGCCGTCGCACGCGGATCTGGACCGGCAGATCTCGCAGCTGCGGGAGTGCAAGTTCCTCGGGGAGGCGGAGGTGAGGGCGCTGTGCGAGCAGGCGAAGGCGATCCTCATGGAGGAGTGGAACGTGCAGCCGGTGCGGTGCCCCGTCACCGTCTGCGGCGACATCCACGGCCAGTTCTACGACCTCATCGAGCTCTTCCGCATCGGCGGGAACTCCCCCGACACCAACTACCTCTTCATGGGCGACTACGTCG ACCGTGGTTACTATTCAGTGGAGACTGTTACATTACTAGTGGCTCTTAAAGTCCGTTATAGAGACAGAATCACAATATTGAGAGGAAATCACGAGAGCAGACAAATCACCCAAGT GTATGGCTTCTATGACGAATGCTTACGGAAGTATGGAAATGCAAATGTTTGGAAGTACTTCACGGACTTGTTTGATTATTTGCCTCTCACAGCTCTTGTAGAAAACCAG GTCTTTTGCCTCCATGGCGGTCTCTCGCCGTCACTGGATACATTGGATAATATTCGTGCCCTCGATCGCATACAAGAG GTCCCTCATGAAGGGCCCATGTGTGATCTTTTGTGGTCTGACCCAGACGATCGATGTGGGTGGGGAATTTCTCCAAGAGGGGCAGGATACACGTTTGGGCAAGATATTGCACAACAATTCAACCATACTAATGGCCTTACCCTTATTTCAAGGGCCCATCAACTTGTGATGGAAGGCTTCAATTGGTGCCAG GATAAGAACGTTGTCACGGTGTTCAGCGCCCCAAACTACTGTTACCGTTGTGGTAACATGGCAGCAATTCTAGAAATCGGGGAGAACATGGATCAGAACTTCCTGCAGTTCGATCCAGCCCCACGGCAAATAGAGCCGGACACAACGCGCAAGACCCCCGACTACTTTTTGTAA
- the LOC127777206 gene encoding putative receptor protein kinase ZmPK1, which yields MVASSASLLLLFTLIHLLLCISAQDFLKPGSSLSVQDVLHSPDGTFTCGFYKISPNASTFSIWFSNLTENPVVWSANPLHPVYTWGSKVELKFDGGMFLKDYAGQIVWANNVSSSDTQYAQAQLLDTGNLVVKGESGNTLWQSFDSPTDTLLPTQSITAATKLVSTNRLLVPGHYSFRFDDQYLLSLFDDEKNISFIYWPNPSMTIWAKLRSPFNSSTNGVLDSWGHFLGSDNATFIAADWGPGTVRRLTLDYDGNLRLYSLDKVDRTWSVTWMAFPQLCKVRGLCGQNGICVYTPVPACACAPGYEIIDPSDRSKGCSPKVNLSCDGQKVKFVALRNTDFLGYDLSVYRFVPLGFCKNICLNDCRCKGFAYWEGTGDCYPKSVLLGGVTLSNFGSTGTMYLKLPEGVNVSRSSFPHSQPLGPKYGPNCNTTNNISIADFLDTLNSGQSISKFLYFYGFLSAIFLAEVLFVILGWFILRREAKQLRGVWPDEAGYEMIANHFRRYTYRELVLATRKFKDGLGRGASGVVYKGVLKDNRVVAVKKLVDVNEGEEEFQHELSVISRIYHTNLVRVWGFCSDGPHRILVSEFVENGSLDKILFGSEGSQNLLGWKQRFNIALGVAKGLAYLHHECSEWVIHCDMKPENILLGENMEPKIADFGLAKLLNRDGSNIDISRIRGTRGYLAPEWVYSLPITAKVDVYSFGVVLLELLKGVRVSELEKNDDEDVKMALGRVIRLCSEQLKSDGDDEFWIADFIDTRLNGQFNSAQARMVMELAVSCLEEDRVRRPTMEYVVQKLVSVDEISSTPAIEGSEELDSTGPSSLSY from the coding sequence ATGGTTGCAAGCTCTGCCTCTCTGCTCCTTCTCTTCACTCTGATCCACCTGCTTTTGTGCATCTCAGCTCAAGATTTCCTCAAGCCAGGCTCCTCCCTGTCTGTACAGGATGTGCTCCATTCACCGGATGGCACTTTCACCTGTGGCTTCTACAAAATCTCCCCCAATGCCTCCACCTTCTCTATCTGGTTCTCCAACTTGACCGAAAACCCCGTCGTCTGGAGCGCAAATCCTCTCCACCCTGTGTACACCTGGGGATCCAAAGTTGAGTTGAAATTCGATGGTGGTATGTTTTTGAAAGATTATGCTGGCCAGATTGTGTGGGCTAACAACGTTAGCTCTTCAGATACCCAGTATGCTCAAGCTCAGCTCTTGGACACCGGGAACCTCGTTGTGAAGGGCGAAAGTGGTAACACTCTGTGGCAAAGCTTTGATTCTCCTACTGATACATTGTTACCCACTCAGAGCATCACTGCTGCTACAAAGCTTGTGTCTACAAATAGGTTACTTGTTCCTGGCCATTACAGTTTCCGTTTCGATGATCAGTACTTACTTTCACTGTTTGATGATGAGAAGAACATATCTTTTATCTACTGGCCAAACCCTAGTATGACTATTTGGGCAAAGCTAAGAAGTCCATTCAACAGCAGCACAAATGGGGTTCTTGACAGCTGGGGACATTTCCTTGGAAGTGATAATGCAACATTCATAGCTGCCGATTGGGGTCCTGGCACAGTGAGGAGACTAACACTGGATTATGATGGCAATCTCAGGCTGTACAGTCTTGATAAGGTAGACAGAACATGGTCAGTGACATGGATGGCATTTCCTCAGCTCTGCAAAGTACGCGGTTTGTGTGGTCAGAATGGAATATGTGTGTATACACCTGTTCCTGCCTGTGCTTGTGCCCCTGGTTACGAGATCATCGACCCAAGTGACCGGAGCAAAGGTTGCAGCCCAAAGGTCAACCTCAGTTGTGATGGACAGAAGGTGAAATTTGTTGCACTCCGCAATACTGATTTCTTGGGGTATGATCTAAGTGTTTATCGTTTTGTTCCTCTTGGATTCTGCAAGAACATATGCTTGAATGACTGCAGGTGTAAGGGTTTCGCCTACTGGGAAGGAACTGGTGATTGCTATCCAAAGTCTGTTCTTCTTGGTGGTGTAACACTAAGTAACTTTGGCAGCACTGGTACCATGTATCTCAAGCTTCCTGAGGGAGTAAACGTGTCAAGGTCCTCATTTCCCCATTCACAGCCTCTTGGTCCTAAATATGGCCCTAACTGTAATACAACAAACAACATTTCCATAGCAGATTTTTTGGATACACTTAACAGTGGGCAGAGCATATCGAAGTTTTTGTATTTCTACGGGTTCTTATCAGCGATATTTCTGGCGGAGGTATTATTTGTTATATTAGGATGGTTTATTTTGAGGAGGGAGGCCAAACAACTCAGAGGAGTATGGCCAGATGAGGCCGGATACGAAATGATAGCTAACCATTTTCGCAGGTACACCTACAGAGAGTTGGTGTTGGCCACTAGAAAATTTAAGGATGGGCTTGGAAGGGGAGCATCAGGCGTCGTATACAAGGGAGTCTTGAAAGACAATAGGGTAGTGGCCGTGAAAAAGTTGGTAGACGTAAACGAAGGCGAAGAAGAATTCCAGCATGAATTGAGTGTGATCAGCAGGATTTACCATACAAATCTAGTGAGGGTTTGGGGATTCTGTTCTGACGGTCCACACAGGATATTGGTTTCAGAATTTGTGGAGAATGGTTCGTTGGACAAAATCTTGTTTGGCAGTGAGGGCTCACAGAACTTACTTGGATGGAAGCAAAGATTTAATATTGCTCTTGGGGTGGCAAAAGGATTGGCATACCTTCATCATGAATGTTCCGAGTGGGTCATCCACTGCGACATGAAACCTGAAAATATATTGTTGGGCGAGAATATGGAGCCGAAGATCGCCGACTTTGGCCTTGCAAAGCTCCTGAACAGAGATGGATCTAACATAGACATATCACGGATCCGAGGAACAAGAGGTTATTTGGCACCTGAATGGGTTTACAGTCTGCCAATAACAGCGAAGGTAGATGTGTACAGCTTCGGAGTCGTGCTTCTCGAATTGCTGAAAGGAGTTCGTGTTTCAGAATTGGAAAAGAATGATGATGAGGACGTGAAAATGGCCCTGGGAAGGGTAATCAGGCTATGCTCAGAGCAACTTAAGTCAGATGGCGACGATGAGTTTTGGATTGCCGACTTCATTGACACCCGATTGAATGGCCAGTTCAATAGCGCACAAGCAAGAATGGTGATGGAACTAGCTGTTTCATGCCTTGAAGAAGATAGAGTCAGAAGACCTACCATGGAATATGTGGTGCAGAAGCTTGTATCAGTTGACGAAATCAGTAGCACACCTGCAATAGAAGGAAGTGAGGAACTGGATTCAACCGGACCTTCGTCACTAAGTTACTAA